The proteins below are encoded in one region of Bosea sp. BIWAKO-01:
- the minE gene encoding cell division topological specificity factor MinE — protein MNFLRIFTRSQSSAPAARERLQVLLAHERASVGDSDLVTKLRDEILRAISKHMQIDDDRVSVKMERGAKVSTLAVDIEIPFDADKKTKKAA, from the coding sequence ATGAACTTCCTTCGTATTTTCACCCGCTCCCAGTCGTCGGCTCCCGCCGCCCGCGAGCGCTTACAGGTGCTGCTCGCCCATGAGCGCGCCTCGGTCGGCGATTCCGATCTCGTCACCAAGCTGCGCGACGAAATCCTGCGTGCAATCTCGAAGCATATGCAGATCGATGACGACCGGGTCAGCGTCAAGATGGAGCGCGGCGCCAAGGTCTCGACGCTCGCCGTCGATATCGAGATCCCGTTCGACGCAGACAAGAAGACGAAGAAGGCGGCCTGA
- a CDS encoding carbohydrate ABC transporter permease — MLQPRWLPYLLIAPSVAFLAAFFLIPLGQTILLSFDGGQGFSLANYARMAGDLNFPTALRNTFALVAVVIPLQVALALVMGLMLQRMTRGRELVLWIWTIPLGVSDLAAGLVWLAILQDSGYLNTLLFQIGVISGPTAYLNSEAPVALFFAVVLAEIWRATAIVLIILVAGIQIIPKEFGEAADIFGASPWTKFRKITLPLLKPSLQSALILRTVLAFEVFAVVYALGGRNFPIIVGEAYTWQNENQNYGVAAAYAVLVMVISLTATIIYLKALRVDPETQG; from the coding sequence ATGCTCCAGCCGCGCTGGCTGCCCTATCTGCTGATCGCGCCCTCGGTCGCCTTTCTCGCAGCCTTCTTCCTGATACCGCTCGGCCAGACCATCCTGCTCTCCTTCGATGGCGGGCAGGGGTTCTCGCTCGCCAATTATGCCCGCATGGCGGGCGACCTCAATTTTCCCACCGCGCTGCGCAACACCTTCGCCCTCGTCGCGGTGGTGATCCCGCTGCAGGTGGCGCTCGCGCTCGTCATGGGGCTGATGCTGCAGAGGATGACGCGCGGGCGCGAACTCGTGCTCTGGATCTGGACGATCCCGCTCGGCGTCTCCGACCTTGCGGCCGGCCTTGTCTGGCTCGCGATCCTGCAGGATTCCGGCTATCTCAACACGCTGCTGTTCCAGATCGGGGTGATCAGCGGCCCGACCGCCTATCTCAACAGCGAGGCGCCGGTTGCGCTGTTCTTCGCCGTCGTCCTGGCCGAAATCTGGCGTGCGACCGCGATCGTCCTGATCATTCTCGTCGCCGGCATCCAGATCATTCCCAAGGAGTTCGGCGAGGCCGCCGACATCTTCGGCGCCAGCCCCTGGACGAAGTTCCGCAAGATCACCTTGCCGCTGCTGAAGCCCAGCCTGCAATCGGCGCTGATCCTGCGCACGGTCCTGGCCTTCGAGGTGTTTGCGGTGGTCTATGCGCTCGGCGGGCGCAATTTCCCGATCATCGTCGGTGAAGCCTACACCTGGCAAAACGAGAACCAGAATTACGGTGTCGCGGCCGCCTATGCCGTGCTCGTGATGGTGATCTCGCTTACGGCGACGATCATCTACCTCAAGGCGCTGCGCGTCGATCCGGAGACGCAAGGATGA
- a CDS encoding GNAT family N-acetyltransferase — protein MKSLDFRSDYAQSDEGLSELTRLIHDVFEIDISPLDRLGHDPSVVGFGWWLGNELVANVSLYERRLWLQGKRVTAFGVQSVAVRPEWRGRGLFRDLMGRALGFADARADLVILATDTPSLYTPFGFRQLGETIFSAASAQRQIQSSYRALSLEEDGDLALLRGLFSSRAPTSLVASACDHPALFMLKAVAAPEIELLHLPEFAVVVAVKGRNGPSMTLLDIVGPAIPSLDEIVSALGYAGERISVRLTPDRLSWAPEPQIPVDNGSMVRGSFAPEGQAFMLTDMRI, from the coding sequence ATGAAATCGCTCGACTTCCGCTCGGACTATGCACAGTCCGATGAAGGTTTGTCCGAACTGACGCGGCTCATCCACGACGTCTTTGAAATCGATATCTCGCCACTGGATCGCCTGGGCCACGATCCGAGCGTCGTCGGGTTCGGCTGGTGGCTCGGTAATGAGCTGGTCGCCAATGTCAGCCTTTATGAGCGACGGCTCTGGCTTCAGGGAAAACGGGTGACAGCCTTTGGCGTTCAATCCGTCGCGGTTCGACCGGAATGGCGTGGAAGAGGCTTGTTTCGCGACCTGATGGGGCGAGCACTCGGTTTCGCCGACGCCAGAGCAGACCTCGTCATTCTCGCCACCGACACACCAAGCCTCTATACGCCTTTCGGCTTCCGACAGCTCGGCGAAACAATCTTCAGCGCCGCATCGGCGCAACGACAGATACAGTCGAGCTATCGTGCGCTGTCGTTGGAAGAGGACGGCGATCTGGCGCTTCTACGGGGTCTCTTCTCCAGCAGAGCGCCGACCTCGCTCGTGGCTTCGGCTTGCGACCACCCGGCCTTGTTCATGTTGAAGGCCGTCGCGGCACCTGAAATCGAATTGCTCCACCTTCCGGAATTTGCGGTGGTCGTTGCGGTCAAAGGGCGAAATGGGCCGTCGATGACCCTGCTCGACATCGTTGGCCCGGCGATACCCTCGCTGGACGAGATCGTTTCTGCGCTTGGCTACGCTGGAGAGCGGATCAGCGTACGCCTGACGCCCGACCGTCTGTCCTGGGCGCCCGAGCCGCAGATTCCGGTCGATAACGGATCCATGGTCCGCGGCTCCTTCGCGCCCGAAGGCCAGGCCTTCATGCTTACCGACATGCGGATCTAG
- the minC gene encoding septum site-determining protein MinC: MTDVLTQPRPIRLKGRSYLALTLTPELPFEDWLTRLDELAGLSAGFFLRRPVVVDVEGLNIDRPQLRDLVGQLGKRNVRIMGIEGAPPSLLGADLPPAMSGGRAASDIEAPTAEQAPQAEVAESVQPPAPAPQPVKATPSIIVTEPVRSGQSLIFTEGDVTVIGSVASGAEIVAGGSIHVYGTLRGRAIAGAMGNASARIFCRKLEAELLAIDGFYKTAEDLGPDMRGKAVQIWLEGETFKVGSLA; this comes from the coding sequence ATGACTGACGTGTTAACTCAACCTAGGCCGATCCGCCTCAAGGGGCGCTCCTATCTTGCACTGACGCTGACCCCGGAGCTTCCCTTCGAGGACTGGCTGACGCGGCTCGACGAACTGGCTGGCCTGTCTGCCGGATTTTTCCTGCGGCGGCCGGTGGTGGTCGACGTCGAAGGCCTGAATATCGACCGGCCGCAGCTGCGCGACCTCGTCGGCCAGCTCGGCAAGCGCAATGTGCGGATCATGGGCATCGAGGGCGCACCACCCTCGCTGCTCGGCGCGGACCTGCCGCCGGCGATGTCAGGCGGACGCGCGGCCTCGGATATCGAAGCCCCGACCGCCGAACAGGCGCCGCAGGCCGAGGTCGCCGAGAGCGTGCAGCCTCCCGCCCCTGCCCCGCAACCGGTCAAGGCGACGCCGTCGATCATCGTGACCGAGCCGGTGCGCTCGGGGCAGTCGCTGATCTTCACCGAAGGCGACGTCACCGTCATCGGCTCGGTCGCATCGGGCGCCGAGATCGTCGCCGGCGGCTCGATCCATGTCTACGGCACGCTCAGGGGCCGGGCGATCGCCGGCGCGATGGGCAATGCGTCTGCGCGCATCTTCTGCCGCAAGCTCGAGGCGGAGCTGCTCGCGATCGACGGCTTCTACAAGACGGCCGAGGACCTCGGACCCGACATGCGCGGCAAGGCCGTCCAGATCTGGCTCGAAGGCGAAACATTCAAGGTTGGATCACTCGCCTGA
- the minD gene encoding septum site-determining protein MinD produces the protein MGKVIVVTSGKGGVGKTTSSAALGAALAHNGDKVVVVDFDVGLRNLDLVMGAERRVVYDIVNVIQGEAKLTQALIRDKRLESLYLLPASQTRDKDNLTPEGVEKVIAALKTAFDWVICDSPAGIERGATLAMRHADVAIVVTNPEVSSVRDSDRIIGLLDSKTLKAEQGERMEKHLLLTRYDPLRAERGDMLKVDDVLEILSIPLLGIIPESMDVLRASNVGSPVTLADGRSAPAIAYFEAARRLNGENLPVTIPGEKKGFFGKIFGRKAA, from the coding sequence ATGGGCAAGGTCATCGTAGTCACATCGGGCAAGGGCGGCGTCGGCAAGACGACATCGTCCGCCGCATTGGGGGCAGCGCTTGCGCATAATGGCGACAAGGTCGTGGTCGTCGATTTCGACGTCGGGCTGCGCAATCTCGACCTCGTCATGGGCGCGGAACGACGGGTGGTCTATGACATCGTCAACGTCATCCAGGGCGAAGCGAAGCTGACGCAGGCGCTGATCCGCGACAAGCGGCTGGAATCGCTCTACCTGCTGCCGGCCTCGCAGACGCGCGACAAGGACAATCTCACGCCCGAAGGCGTCGAGAAGGTCATTGCGGCGCTGAAAACGGCCTTCGACTGGGTCATCTGCGACAGCCCGGCCGGCATCGAGCGCGGCGCGACGCTGGCCATGCGCCATGCCGATGTCGCGATCGTGGTGACCAATCCGGAAGTCTCCTCGGTGCGTGATTCCGACCGGATCATCGGGTTGCTCGATTCCAAGACGCTCAAGGCCGAGCAGGGCGAGCGGATGGAAAAGCACCTGCTGCTGACCCGTTACGACCCGCTCCGGGCCGAGCGCGGCGACATGCTGAAGGTCGACGATGTCCTCGAGATCCTGTCGATCCCGCTGCTCGGCATCATCCCGGAAAGCATGGACGTGCTGCGCGCCTCCAATGTCGGCTCGCCGGTCACCCTGGCCGATGGCCGCAGCGCGCCGGCGATCGCCTATTTCGAGGCTGCGCGCCGCCTCAACGGCGAAAACCTGCCGGTAACTATTCCCGGTGAAAAGAAGGGCTTCTTCGGCAAGATTTTCGGAAGGAAAGCGGCATGA
- a CDS encoding trehalase family glycosidase, whose amino-acid sequence MLSTTPPSDRDEAARAVLRRNDRGGFTVPNGRVYPFQWNWDSAFVALGFATFDLDRAWRELETLFEGQWDDGMVPHIVFRAPADGYYPGPEAWGIQRQPLTSGISQPPVAATAARVLHGLSGRDATRIRALVPKLFASHRWWHETRDPDGTGLVTMVHPWESGRDNSPDWDEPLANVVPQVDVAHLRKDLGHVDAAHRPTHDFYNRVMTLVEEAKALHWNGVAVARGLSFRVCDLGIQSILLRADRDLLKLAEVLGFTEEAAALQGWIARSEKAMSRLKGPDGLYRSLDLRSGRLSEAVTCAAYLPLYARMASQEDALALKRHLAATRAAAGFSVASSDPRDRRFDATRYWRGPVWLMMNRMIADGFAAYGLTEEAGLLRRDSADLVRQNGFWEYFDPRDGTGCGGPDFSWTAAMWLSWAGSQDDRQALTGL is encoded by the coding sequence ATGCTGTCGACCACACCTCCCTCCGACCGCGATGAGGCCGCGCGCGCCGTGCTGCGCCGCAACGACCGTGGCGGCTTCACCGTCCCCAATGGCCGCGTCTACCCGTTCCAGTGGAACTGGGATTCGGCCTTCGTCGCGCTCGGTTTCGCCACCTTCGATCTCGACCGTGCCTGGCGCGAGCTGGAGACCCTGTTCGAGGGCCAGTGGGACGATGGCATGGTGCCGCATATCGTGTTCCGCGCCCCGGCTGACGGCTATTATCCCGGCCCCGAGGCCTGGGGCATCCAGCGCCAGCCGCTGACCTCGGGAATCTCGCAGCCTCCCGTCGCAGCGACGGCGGCGCGGGTGCTGCACGGGCTCTCCGGCCGCGATGCCACGCGGATCCGGGCTCTCGTCCCAAAACTCTTCGCCTCGCATCGCTGGTGGCATGAGACCCGCGACCCCGACGGCACCGGCCTCGTCACCATGGTCCACCCCTGGGAATCGGGGCGGGACAATTCGCCGGACTGGGACGAGCCGCTCGCCAATGTCGTGCCGCAGGTCGATGTCGCGCATCTGCGCAAGGATCTCGGCCATGTCGATGCGGCCCACCGCCCGACGCATGATTTCTACAACCGGGTCATGACCTTGGTCGAGGAAGCTAAGGCCCTGCATTGGAACGGGGTGGCCGTGGCGCGCGGGCTCTCCTTCCGGGTCTGCGATCTCGGCATCCAGTCAATCCTGCTGCGCGCCGATCGCGATCTTCTGAAGCTGGCGGAGGTACTGGGCTTCACCGAAGAGGCCGCGGCTCTGCAAGGCTGGATCGCACGCAGCGAGAAGGCGATGTCGCGGCTCAAGGGGCCCGACGGGCTGTATCGGTCGCTCGACCTGCGCAGCGGGCGGCTCAGCGAGGCCGTCACCTGCGCCGCCTATCTCCCGCTCTATGCGCGCATGGCGAGCCAGGAGGATGCGCTCGCGCTCAAGCGCCATCTCGCGGCGACCCGTGCCGCAGCCGGCTTCTCCGTCGCCAGCAGCGACCCGCGCGATCGACGTTTCGATGCGACGCGCTATTGGCGCGGCCCGGTCTGGCTGATGATGAACCGGATGATCGCCGACGGCTTCGCGGCCTATGGTCTGACCGAGGAGGCTGGCCTGCTCCGGCGCGACAGCGCCGATCTCGTCCGGCAGAACGGATTCTGGGAGTATTTCGACCCGCGCGACGGCACAGGATGCGGCGGCCCGGACTTCTCCTGGACCGCTGCCATGTGGCTCAGCTGGGCCGGCTCGCAGGACGATCGTCAGGCTTTGACCGGGCTCTGA
- a CDS encoding carbohydrate ABC transporter permease codes for MSAPRKWLYVTGVLALCAWVLVPIYLIGLGAMGGRLAVFKWPKSFAPGDAGFAALATFLKIEGVWNAALNSLIAASLTMLFSILLGAPAGYALARFAFRGQSAFRLLVLLTRAFPLAILALPLTVIFIRVGLYDTPFGVSLIHTALALPFAALVTSSLFMGIPREYEEAAWVFGCTRWQAFRKVVLPLALPGIAAAAIFAFVISWNEVFAASVLTVRERTLTAYLLTVLSESPLHYRFAGGFILIIPSVLFIFAVRKYLFAMWGVSSK; via the coding sequence ATGAGCGCGCCCCGCAAATGGCTTTATGTCACGGGCGTCCTGGCGCTCTGCGCCTGGGTGCTGGTGCCGATCTACCTGATCGGGCTCGGCGCCATGGGCGGCAGGCTCGCCGTGTTCAAATGGCCGAAATCCTTCGCGCCCGGCGATGCTGGCTTCGCGGCGCTCGCGACGTTCCTGAAGATCGAGGGTGTCTGGAACGCCGCCCTGAATTCGCTCATCGCCGCATCGCTGACCATGCTGTTCTCGATCCTGCTCGGGGCGCCCGCGGGCTATGCCCTGGCGCGTTTCGCCTTCCGGGGGCAGAGCGCCTTTCGCCTGCTGGTGCTGCTGACGCGCGCCTTTCCGCTGGCGATCCTGGCGCTGCCGCTGACCGTCATCTTCATCCGCGTCGGGCTCTACGACACGCCCTTCGGCGTCTCGCTGATCCATACCGCGCTGGCGCTGCCCTTCGCCGCGCTCGTGACCTCGTCGCTCTTCATGGGCATTCCCCGCGAATACGAGGAGGCGGCCTGGGTCTTCGGCTGCACGCGCTGGCAGGCCTTCCGCAAGGTGGTGTTGCCGCTGGCGCTGCCCGGCATCGCGGCAGCGGCGATCTTCGCCTTCGTCATCTCCTGGAACGAGGTTTTTGCCGCCTCGGTGCTCACCGTGCGCGAGCGCACACTCACCGCCTATCTGCTGACCGTGCTCTCCGAGTCGCCGCTGCATTACCGCTTCGCCGGCGGCTTCATTCTCATCATTCCCTCGGTGCTCTTCATCTTCGCGGTCAGGAAATACCTGTTCGCGATGTGGGGCGTCTCGAGCAAATAG
- a CDS encoding extracellular solute-binding protein, translated as MKTLNHLACAAVAAGAILVAPVAKAQDLVFLSTQLRPIDEAQKVREVLLKGAPKTTYVVEEPPQFAVRMKAEQAAGKRTISLMGALHGELQPLVPAGSLDTVDDIAAKLASSGIPAGLMELGKLGTPNQQYIPWMQATYVLVVKKAALPFLPAGADVNALTYEQLTAWGKAIQEKTGQRRIGFPAGPKGLFARFVQGNLVPSYTGSMVTEFRSAAAEKGWADFKALWATVNPNANNYNFMQEPLMAGEVWIAWDHIARVKDALTAEPDQYLVVAPPAGAKGRAYMPVIAGLSIAKDAPNRAQAAAVIEHLLKPATQLAAAQEVGFFPVVDAPLPPDLPAGVKLLADGVAKTQGAKDAIVALLPIGLGDKGGEFNKVYFDTFQRIVLRNEPIRAVLDAQAEILRSLMIQTAAPCWAPDKPSQGACPVT; from the coding sequence GAGGCGCAGAAGGTGCGCGAGGTCCTGCTCAAGGGGGCGCCGAAAACCACCTATGTGGTCGAGGAGCCGCCGCAATTTGCCGTGCGCATGAAGGCGGAGCAGGCGGCAGGCAAGCGCACGATCAGCCTGATGGGCGCGCTGCATGGCGAATTACAGCCGCTCGTGCCGGCAGGCTCGCTCGACACGGTCGACGATATCGCGGCCAAGCTCGCCTCCAGCGGCATTCCGGCCGGGCTGATGGAACTCGGCAAGCTCGGCACGCCCAATCAGCAATATATCCCCTGGATGCAGGCGACCTACGTCCTCGTCGTCAAGAAGGCGGCGCTGCCCTTCCTGCCGGCTGGCGCCGATGTCAATGCGCTGACCTATGAACAGCTAACAGCCTGGGGCAAGGCGATCCAGGAGAAGACCGGCCAGCGTCGCATCGGCTTCCCGGCCGGTCCGAAGGGCCTGTTCGCCCGCTTCGTGCAGGGCAATCTCGTGCCCTCCTATACCGGCTCGATGGTGACCGAGTTCCGCTCGGCCGCGGCCGAAAAGGGCTGGGCCGATTTCAAGGCGCTCTGGGCGACCGTGAACCCCAACGCCAACAACTATAATTTCATGCAGGAGCCGCTGATGGCCGGCGAGGTCTGGATCGCCTGGGACCATATCGCCCGCGTCAAGGACGCCCTGACCGCCGAGCCCGACCAGTATCTCGTCGTGGCGCCTCCGGCCGGCGCCAAGGGGCGCGCCTATATGCCCGTCATCGCCGGGCTCTCCATCGCCAAGGATGCGCCGAACCGGGCCCAGGCCGCGGCCGTGATCGAGCACCTGCTGAAGCCTGCGACGCAGCTTGCCGCGGCGCAGGAGGTCGGCTTCTTCCCGGTCGTGGATGCGCCCCTGCCGCCCGACCTGCCGGCCGGCGTCAAGCTGCTCGCCGACGGCGTCGCCAAGACGCAAGGGGCGAAGGACGCGATCGTCGCCCTCCTGCCGATCGGCCTCGGCGACAAGGGCGGCGAGTTCAACAAGGTCTATTTCGACACGTTCCAGCGCATCGTGCTGCGCAATGAGCCGATCCGCGCGGTGCTGGACGCTCAGGCCGAGATCCTGCGCAGCCTGATGATCCAGACCGCCGCGCCCTGCTGGGCTCCCGACAAGCCGAGCCAGGGCGCCTGCCCGGTCACCTGA
- a CDS encoding ABC transporter ATP-binding protein, with translation MAGILIDKVAKQFGNAVALQEISLTVEDGEFVALLGPSGCGKTTLLRIIAGLEAQSSGKVMIGERDVSSLKPAQRGLAMVFQNYAVFPHMTVFENVAFGLRMKGADQARVEARVRKAAELLHIEPYLERFPAKLSGGQRQRVAVARALAVEPAVLLMDEPLSNLDALLRLEMRAELRSVLREAGTTTIYVTHDQTEAMGLADRIAVMHGGHIVQIGTPTEVYSRPATRFVGGFVGSPPMNFVNTVATSGQARLGGLTLASPADGPIVLGFRGEDAKLTDAGGGVPFTVRVAEPMGSHLLLTGRIGDDLARVVAPPAARIAAGETLGLALDPTRIVWIDPETGRTHPGA, from the coding sequence TTGGCCGGGATCCTGATCGACAAGGTCGCCAAGCAGTTCGGAAATGCGGTTGCCCTGCAGGAGATTTCGCTCACCGTCGAGGATGGCGAATTCGTCGCGCTGCTCGGCCCCTCCGGCTGCGGCAAGACCACGCTGCTGCGCATCATCGCCGGGCTGGAGGCGCAGAGCTCGGGCAAGGTCATGATCGGCGAGCGCGACGTCTCCTCCCTGAAGCCCGCCCAGCGCGGCCTTGCCATGGTGTTCCAGAACTATGCCGTCTTCCCGCATATGACGGTGTTCGAGAATGTCGCCTTCGGTCTGCGCATGAAGGGCGCCGACCAGGCGCGCGTCGAGGCCAGGGTGCGCAAGGCGGCCGAGCTCCTGCATATCGAGCCCTATCTCGAGCGCTTTCCGGCCAAGCTCTCGGGCGGCCAGCGCCAGCGCGTCGCGGTGGCGCGCGCGCTCGCGGTCGAGCCGGCCGTGCTCCTGATGGACGAGCCGCTCTCCAATCTCGACGCGCTGCTCAGGCTCGAGATGCGGGCGGAGCTGCGCAGCGTGCTCCGCGAGGCCGGAACGACCACGATCTATGTCACGCATGACCAGACCGAGGCCATGGGCCTGGCCGATCGGATCGCGGTGATGCATGGCGGCCATATCGTGCAGATCGGTACGCCGACCGAGGTCTATTCGCGGCCGGCGACCCGCTTCGTCGGTGGCTTCGTCGGCTCGCCGCCGATGAATTTCGTCAACACGGTCGCGACCTCCGGCCAGGCGCGGCTCGGCGGGCTCACACTGGCATCGCCTGCCGACGGGCCGATCGTCCTCGGTTTCCGCGGCGAGGACGCGAAACTGACCGATGCCGGCGGCGGCGTGCCCTTCACCGTGCGGGTCGCCGAGCCGATGGGCTCGCATCTCCTGCTCACCGGCAGGATCGGCGACGACCTTGCCCGTGTCGTTGCTCCCCCCGCGGCCCGGATCGCGGCGGGCGAAACGCTCGGCCTGGCGCTCGACCCCACCCGCATTGTCTGGATCGACCCGGAAACGGGCCGCACTCATCCCGGAGCCTGA